Proteins from a genomic interval of Diceros bicornis minor isolate mBicDic1 chromosome 34, mDicBic1.mat.cur, whole genome shotgun sequence:
- the LOC131397406 gene encoding LOW QUALITY PROTEIN: leukocyte immunoglobulin-like receptor subfamily B member 3 (The sequence of the model RefSeq protein was modified relative to this genomic sequence to represent the inferred CDS: deleted 1 base in 1 codon): protein MGGRARTPTLTALLCLGLCQGPWDCVQSGSLPKPSIWADPGPMVTRGIPATIWCQGSLQDDVYHLYKERVSKPLATEAPQDSSNKISFCIESMSRHTVGFYQCAYNTSRNGWSECSDPLPLVLTGEYGAPSLSAHPGRVVAKGGNMSLSCSSESILDTFHLLKEGGADPPRHMELRNYPGRKQAAFPVGPVNTSHGGTYRCYGSHRSYPYVWSHPSHPLHLNVTGVYREPSLSAQPGSLVLSGDNLTLQCHSEAGFKRFALTKVEGLTNPQRLHGQHSPDFPLGHVNSTHRGQYRCFGRHNVSYAWSHPSAPLDILIEGMYEKPSLSAQPGPSVSWGENVTLQCRSEIWLDAFHLSKEGSLAPPQHLRLQDKAPPFQANFTISCVTSDHEGTYRCYSSDSTSPYLLSSPSNPLELRVSGLKSYLNVLIGVSVAFVLLISVLLLLLLIWHQGKHRMLAQRQADLQLPAGAADPEPKDRGLQIRKFLSSPAAEAQEETLYAAVKDTQPEEGVELDHQVAASEVPQDVTYAQLNHLTIKQEMTPPSSQPEKPPAEPSVYAALAIQKNDPVQE from the exons ATGGGAGGCAGGGCTAGGACACCTACTCTCACTGCCCTTCTCTGTCTTG GGCTGTGTCAGGGCCCATGGGACTGCGTACAATCAG GATCCCTCCCCAAACCCTCCATCTGGGCTGACCCAGGGCCTATGGTCACTAGGGGTATCCCTGCCACCATCTGGTGTCAGGGATCTCTGCAGGATGATGTCTATCATCTGTATAAAGAGAGGGTCTCTAAACCCTTGGCTACAGAGGCCCCACAGGATTCCAGCAACAAGATCAGTTTCTGCATCGAATCTATGAGCCGACACACTGTAGGGTTCTATCAGTGTGCATACAACACCAGCAGGAACGGCTGGTCAGAGTGCAGTGACCCCCTGCCCTTGGTGTTGACAG gaGAGTATGGTGCACCCTCCCTCTCAGCCCACCCGGGACGTGTGGTGGCAAAAGGAGGGAACATGTCCCTCTCCTGTAGCTCAGAGTCCATATTGGACACTTTCCATCTGctgaaggagggaggagctgaCCCGCCCCGACACATGGAATTGAGGAACTATCCTGGGAGGAAACAGGCTGCCTTCCCTGTGGGCCCTGTAAACACCTCCCATGGGGGGACCTACAGATGCTATGGTTCTCACAGATCCTACCCGTATGTGTGGTCTCACCCCAGCCACCCTCTGCATCTCAACGTCACAG GCGTGTACAGGGAGCCCTCCCTCTCAGCACAGCCTGGCTCCCTGGTGCTCTCTGGAGACAACCTGACCCTCCAGTGTCACTCAGAGGCTGGCTTTAAGAGATTTGCTCTGACCAAAGTTGAGGGGCTCACAAACCCTCAACGTCTTCATGGGCAGCACAGCCCCGACTTCCCCCTGGGCCATGTGAACAGCACCCACCGGGGCCAGTACAGATGCTTTGGTAGACACAACGTCTCCTATGCGTGGTCACACCCCAGCGCCCCCCTGGACATCCTGATCGAGG GAATGTATGAGAAACCCTCCCTCTCAGCCCAGCCAGGGCCCTCAGTGTCCTGGGGAGAGAACGTTACTCTGCAGTGCCGCTCTGAGATCTGGTTGGATGCCTTCCATCTGTCCAAGGAG GGGTCACTTGCTCCTCCACAGCACCTTCGTTTACAGGACAAGGCTCCACCCTTTCAGGCCAACTTTACCATCAGTTGTGTGACCTCAGACCATGAGGGGACTTACAGGTGCTACAGTTCAGACAGCACCTCTCCCTACCTGTTATCATCCCCCAGTAACCCCCTGGAGCTTCGGGTCTCAG GTCTCAAATCGTACCTGAACGTTCTGATTGGGGTCTCAGTGGCCTTTGTCCTGCTGATTTCCGTTCTTCTCTTGCTCCTCCTCATCTGGCATCAGGGCAAACACAGGATGCTGG CCCAGAGACAGGCTGATCTTCAACTTCCCGCAGGGGCTGCAGACCCAGAGCCCAAGGACAGAGGCTTGCAGATCAGGAAATTCCT ctccagcccagctgctgaggcccaggaagagaccctct ATGCTGCCGTGAAGGACACACAGCCTGAGGAGGGTGTGGAGCTGGACCATCAG GTTGCTGCATCTGAGGTCCCCCAGGATGTGACCTACGCCCAGTTGAACCACTTGACCATCAAACAGGAGATGACACCCCCTTCCTCCCAGCCAGAGAAGCCCCCAGCAGAGCCCAGTGTGTATGCTGCTCTGGCCATCCAGAAGAATGACCCAGTGCAGGAATGA